Part of the Kitasatospora sp. NBC_00374 genome is shown below.
TGGCGTGCGACCAGGCGTCCTCGGGGAACAGCCGCAGTTCGAGCGCCATCACCGGCTCGATGTCCCACCAGCGCATCGGCCGCAGGATGACAGCGGGGCTCACGCCGGGAGCACCGCCTTGTAGCCGGCCGGCACCTGGGCGTCCGGGCGGCGCAGGTAGAGCGGGAGGTTCGGCAGCAGCTCGCGGCCCGCGGCCAGCTCGGTGACGGCGAAGTCGGCCAGCGCGCCGGCCGAGACGTGCTCGGGCCCGCGGGCGCCGGGGAAGGCGTCCGGATAGAGCAGCGCACCGGCCCCGACGGCCTGCGGCTCGGGGGCCAGCTCGGCCGGGCGGTCCACGGACGGGCCGGTCACCCGGGTGCCTTCGGCGTCGTACGAGGCCCAGTAGACCTCCTTGCGCCGGGCGTCGGTCGCCACCGTGAACGCTCCGGCCAGGCCCTCGGTGCGGGCCTGGTGGGCGATCGCGTCCAGGGTGCAGACGCCGTGCACCGGCAGGCCGAGCGCGTGACCGAGCGCGGCGGCGGTGACCAGGCCGACCCGCAGGCCGGTGTACGGGCCCGGGCCGACGCCGACCGCGAGGTCGGTCAGCCGGCTCTTGTCCACGCCGGCCTTGCGCAGCACCTCCTC
Proteins encoded:
- the tsaB gene encoding tRNA (adenosine(37)-N6)-threonylcarbamoyltransferase complex dimerization subunit type 1 TsaB encodes the protein MLLLAFDTATPAVTAAVHDGDTVLAESYQVDARRHGELLLPTIEEVLRKAGVDKSRLTDLAVGVGPGPYTGLRVGLVTAAALGHALGLPVHGVCTLDAIAHQARTEGLAGAFTVATDARRKEVYWASYDAEGTRVTGPSVDRPAELAPEPQAVGAGALLYPDAFPGARGPEHVSAGALADFAVTELAAGRELLPNLPLYLRRPDAQVPAGYKAVLPA